One part of the Bacillota bacterium genome encodes these proteins:
- a CDS encoding DUF4430 domain-containing protein, translating to MVWFRRIARAFVLRVLVGAVLLSAVAPLAATPSAAAAANIRVKVRVEGISNTHANSTVELPDEPGDHDALDAVVKAVYDAGKTCEVRDLGWGKYLSAVEGDVEGAFGGWDGWMYTVIRNGAVDPEAARRGAADYVVAEGDNVVFYYGVAWPTPVTGLRREDSQESGRVKVRLVDLSTGGVVEGATVRLRTQSETIDSDTTGRDGVAVLDLGSYTEGECTVTAEKTDRGSNPSGAPLIARPEPLRLWVENGDDYLLGLDSPTIGTTSYNSSTRTLTVTGSVYAGAEVVGRVLDWGTVVGEATAQGASGQYTLAIPSIPGGSYTLSVFARLADGTRSAPATRSISVLPNVALSDTLLAEKVALARSYLIGLQQDDGNLGSWPAIELAASGESLAGIVKDGHTHLQYLTGRLADPGYISSTTDYARTILEVLACGADPSNIAGRNLVAELKSRQTPDGHFGLVGEATWVNSHVWAVLALKKANTTISDAALAKQWLISAKSGAGWSFASGSTFAPSPDMTAQAVRALLALGEPASSQVITGAVEFMATKQADDGGIFDDSWSSPADSNVYSTAEVVKALCEAGINPLSGSWVRSSGKNMLSYLVVCQNSSGRLTGQVKSVKGTADFVGAVSAFSGAGFSVAGSGDPGGPGGPGGPGGNQPSTLRVSVEVRGRAIRPQSTVTLDSSDATPLSALLATGASVNVRYGNYVAGIDGVTESGASGWKYAVNGVVPAVACDDYTLRDGDGVVWFWAKNYLDTGGFRDSTTGEALPPVPPKPELSAEQIKQREEARNAALGALRGTGQGGAPSAGLYLETATGCLIARPGEGAETMSSAEAGYWKAALERNIVDESRDVDPSSGAIIGDSTGEVIVNVPAGALAAVQKITVVEGGAAGGGFTLPRSHTPVSPVYTVEGGPASPALPIEVTIRVVPPDGTKPEDLVMARYDATTRRWIPLPSVYDPLNSQVTTNSAELGAFAVFARTAPVVHFDDVTADRYGWARESVEMLATSGCVNGVGPGSFEPGRVVTRAEFVKMLVLSMGLEPLSGKAAPFVDVSGNEWHSAYLSAAAAEGLVTGGPDGLFRPDDPVSRQEVAVLLARCLTAGDGASGGGGAAPGPGAPVAFRDSDQVAGWAREAVSTVAGLGIIRGVPDGSFVPGAITSRAEAAVMLARLLLVPGRR from the coding sequence ATGGTCTGGTTCAGGAGAATTGCGCGAGCGTTCGTGCTTCGTGTTCTGGTCGGCGCAGTGTTGCTGAGTGCGGTCGCGCCCCTTGCGGCGACTCCAAGCGCAGCCGCAGCCGCGAATATCCGCGTCAAAGTCAGGGTTGAGGGGATCTCGAATACCCATGCCAACAGCACGGTGGAGCTCCCGGACGAGCCTGGCGACCATGACGCTCTGGACGCCGTAGTCAAGGCGGTGTACGACGCTGGCAAGACGTGCGAGGTGCGTGACCTGGGCTGGGGAAAGTACCTGTCGGCGGTGGAAGGCGACGTTGAGGGGGCTTTCGGCGGATGGGACGGCTGGATGTACACCGTCATACGGAATGGGGCCGTCGACCCCGAGGCGGCGAGGAGAGGGGCCGCCGACTACGTGGTCGCCGAAGGCGACAATGTTGTGTTCTACTACGGCGTCGCCTGGCCCACGCCTGTGACCGGGCTCAGGCGAGAGGACTCGCAGGAGTCGGGTAGAGTCAAGGTGAGACTCGTCGACCTCAGTACAGGGGGTGTTGTGGAAGGGGCGACCGTTCGCCTCCGAACACAATCGGAAACCATCGACTCGGACACCACCGGCAGGGACGGTGTGGCCGTGCTGGACCTGGGGTCCTACACCGAGGGAGAGTGTACCGTAACCGCCGAGAAGACCGACCGCGGCAGTAATCCCTCGGGGGCCCCATTGATCGCGCGGCCGGAGCCGCTGAGGCTGTGGGTGGAGAACGGTGACGACTACCTGCTGGGACTCGATTCCCCTACCATTGGTACTACATCCTACAACAGCTCCACCCGTACGCTCACGGTTACTGGTTCAGTCTACGCCGGCGCCGAGGTTGTGGGCAGGGTCCTCGACTGGGGCACTGTCGTTGGAGAGGCCACCGCCCAGGGCGCCTCCGGCCAGTATACCCTCGCGATTCCATCCATCCCGGGTGGGAGTTACACGCTCAGCGTGTTCGCGAGGCTAGCGGATGGTACGAGAAGCGCTCCGGCAACCAGGAGCATATCTGTCCTGCCCAACGTCGCGTTGTCGGACACGTTGCTGGCCGAGAAGGTGGCTCTCGCCAGGTCGTACCTGATCGGCTTGCAGCAAGACGACGGCAACCTGGGGAGCTGGCCTGCGATAGAGCTGGCGGCTTCCGGTGAGAGCCTGGCCGGCATCGTCAAGGACGGCCACACACACCTTCAATACCTGACCGGCAGGCTTGCTGACCCCGGTTACATATCGAGTACCACCGACTACGCACGGACCATTCTCGAGGTGCTGGCGTGCGGTGCGGACCCCTCGAACATAGCGGGAAGAAACCTTGTCGCGGAACTCAAATCGCGCCAGACACCGGACGGCCATTTCGGCCTGGTTGGTGAGGCCACGTGGGTCAACTCCCACGTGTGGGCGGTGCTCGCGCTCAAGAAGGCCAACACAACCATATCCGATGCCGCGCTGGCCAAACAGTGGCTGATTTCGGCCAAGTCCGGCGCGGGCTGGAGCTTCGCGAGCGGTAGCACCTTCGCGCCCAGCCCCGATATGACGGCACAGGCTGTGCGAGCCCTGCTCGCTCTTGGTGAGCCGGCAAGCTCGCAGGTCATCACCGGCGCCGTTGAGTTCATGGCGACCAAGCAGGCGGACGACGGCGGCATCTTCGATGACAGCTGGAGCAGCCCAGCGGACTCCAACGTATACTCCACGGCCGAGGTCGTAAAGGCGCTCTGCGAAGCCGGCATCAATCCCCTTTCCGGGTCCTGGGTCCGCTCGAGCGGCAAGAATATGCTGTCTTACCTGGTCGTGTGTCAGAATTCAAGCGGCCGGCTGACGGGCCAGGTGAAGAGCGTCAAGGGAACCGCTGACTTCGTCGGAGCGGTCAGTGCGTTCTCAGGCGCGGGCTTCTCCGTGGCGGGATCGGGCGACCCGGGCGGCCCTGGTGGACCGGGAGGACCGGGTGGCAACCAGCCGTCGACCCTGCGCGTGAGCGTCGAGGTAAGGGGCCGGGCGATCAGGCCGCAGAGTACGGTGACCCTGGACTCCTCCGACGCCACACCACTCTCAGCCCTGCTCGCCACCGGGGCCAGCGTGAACGTCAGGTATGGGAATTACGTTGCCGGTATCGACGGCGTGACGGAGTCGGGCGCTTCGGGTTGGAAGTATGCCGTCAACGGCGTTGTTCCAGCGGTTGCGTGCGATGACTACACGCTTCGTGACGGCGATGGGGTTGTGTGGTTCTGGGCGAAGAACTACCTTGACACCGGCGGTTTCCGCGACTCGACCACTGGAGAGGCGCTCCCGCCGGTGCCGCCGAAGCCCGAGCTTTCAGCGGAACAGATCAAGCAGCGCGAGGAGGCAAGGAACGCGGCTCTTGGCGCGCTCCGCGGGACAGGACAGGGCGGAGCACCGTCCGCCGGACTGTACCTGGAGACGGCGACTGGCTGCCTCATCGCTCGGCCCGGCGAAGGGGCCGAGACGATGTCGTCCGCGGAAGCCGGCTACTGGAAGGCCGCCCTGGAACGGAACATCGTGGATGAGTCCCGTGACGTCGACCCATCGTCGGGGGCTATCATAGGCGACAGCACGGGTGAAGTCATTGTGAACGTGCCCGCCGGCGCCCTGGCCGCGGTGCAGAAGATCACAGTTGTCGAAGGAGGGGCTGCGGGCGGGGGGTTCACATTACCGCGGAGCCACACCCCGGTCAGCCCTGTCTACACGGTGGAGGGCGGCCCGGCGTCTCCGGCGCTGCCCATCGAGGTTACTATCAGGGTTGTCCCGCCCGATGGGACGAAGCCAGAAGACCTGGTAATGGCCCGGTACGACGCGACGACGCGTCGCTGGATACCGCTTCCCTCCGTGTACGACCCGCTCAACAGCCAGGTGACGACGAATTCGGCGGAACTCGGCGCGTTCGCGGTGTTCGCGCGGACCGCTCCGGTCGTGCACTTCGACGACGTGACGGCCGATCGCTACGGTTGGGCCAGGGAGTCGGTTGAAATGCTCGCGACCTCCGGGTGCGTCAACGGCGTCGGTCCGGGTTCGTTCGAGCCGGGGCGCGTGGTTACGAGGGCCGAGTTCGTCAAGATGCTGGTACTTTCGATGGGACTCGAGCCGCTGAGCGGTAAGGCGGCGCCGTTCGTCGACGTGTCAGGCAACGAATGGCACTCGGCCTACCTGTCCGCTGCGGCCGCCGAAGGCCTGGTCACGGGCGGGCCCGATGGGTTGTTCAGGCCGGATGACCCTGTCAGCCGCCAGGAGGTGGCCGTGCTCCTGGCCAGATGCCTGACGGCGGGTGATGGGGCGAGCGGCGGGGGAGGAGCCGCACCGGGTCCGGGCGCGCCTGTCGCGTTCCGCGATTCCGACCAGGTGGCCGGATGGGCGAGGGAAGCCGTTTCCACTGTGGCAGGCCTCGGGATAATAAGGGGTGTGCCGGACGGGTCATTCGTGCCTGGCGCTATCACCAGCAGGGCTGAGGCCGCCGTGATGCTGGCGAGGCTGCTTCTCGTGCCCGGGAGACGCTGA
- a CDS encoding cobyric acid synthase, whose amino-acid sequence MVQGTGSSVGKSVICTALCRVFKQDGHRVYPFKSQNMALNSYVTREGGEMGRAQVAQAEACGLEPHVNMNPILIKPHADASSQVIVKGRVFGNFTAREYYDLKPHLYRMVEETYVEVRAAAGIVVIEGAGSPAEINLNHLDFVNMGMARIARAPVLLVGDIDKGGVFASIVGTMMLLDETDRARIKGVIINKFRGDFEILRPGLEKLENLTGVPVLGVIPYTDLRIDDEDSVTEAFARKEPGRELRVGVVLVPHMSNFTDFTPLQREPDVSLEYIDSPAAFGRPDLLIIPGSKNTIGDLLYLRQTGMEARIRRYYEEGGVVFGICGGFQMLGRGVGDPHGMEGHTRATQGLGLLPLVTEIGTEKRTARVRARVLPNDSAFLAGCAGVDVGGYEIHMGTTEYPTESGGRDCGEALAGGRHFCRITEELGGDGRREPADLAAGSANGGGRGDAALDGWISDDGRVAGTYLHGIFESGEFVRRMLDSLRGAKGLEPLVTSRGDYSGFRNEQYDRLASLFRQHVDVERIYRIVFEHREG is encoded by the coding sequence ATGGTCCAGGGGACCGGATCCTCCGTAGGGAAATCGGTGATATGCACCGCGCTCTGCCGCGTGTTCAAACAGGACGGCCACCGCGTTTACCCGTTCAAGTCCCAGAACATGGCCCTGAACTCGTACGTCACTCGAGAGGGCGGCGAGATGGGCAGGGCGCAGGTGGCACAGGCTGAGGCGTGCGGGCTGGAGCCACACGTCAACATGAACCCCATCCTGATCAAGCCTCACGCCGACGCGAGTTCACAGGTGATCGTCAAGGGTCGCGTGTTCGGCAACTTCACCGCAAGGGAGTACTACGACCTCAAGCCCCACCTGTACCGGATGGTCGAGGAAACGTATGTGGAGGTCCGGGCGGCCGCCGGCATCGTGGTCATAGAAGGGGCGGGAAGCCCCGCTGAGATCAACCTGAACCACCTCGACTTCGTGAACATGGGCATGGCGCGGATTGCGCGCGCCCCCGTGCTCCTGGTGGGCGACATCGACAAGGGTGGGGTGTTCGCCTCTATCGTGGGGACGATGATGCTCCTCGATGAGACCGACCGCGCGCGGATCAAGGGCGTGATTATCAACAAGTTCCGCGGGGATTTCGAGATCCTCAGGCCGGGACTCGAGAAGCTCGAGAACCTGACCGGGGTCCCGGTTCTCGGCGTCATACCGTACACGGACCTGCGAATAGATGATGAGGACAGCGTCACCGAGGCGTTCGCGAGGAAAGAGCCGGGGCGCGAGCTGCGCGTGGGAGTCGTTCTCGTCCCGCACATGTCGAATTTCACGGACTTCACCCCGCTTCAAAGGGAACCCGATGTGTCGCTCGAGTACATCGACTCGCCGGCCGCGTTCGGGCGCCCCGATCTTCTCATAATCCCCGGGTCGAAGAATACGATCGGCGACCTGCTTTACCTGCGGCAGACGGGGATGGAGGCGCGGATCCGGCGTTACTACGAAGAGGGCGGCGTGGTGTTCGGGATCTGCGGGGGGTTCCAGATGCTCGGGCGAGGGGTCGGGGACCCGCACGGTATGGAGGGACACACCCGGGCCACTCAGGGATTGGGCCTTCTCCCGCTGGTCACTGAGATCGGGACTGAGAAGCGGACTGCCCGCGTCCGCGCGCGGGTGCTGCCGAACGATTCCGCTTTCCTGGCGGGATGCGCCGGAGTGGATGTCGGCGGCTACGAGATTCACATGGGGACGACGGAGTATCCCACGGAGTCCGGCGGGCGGGATTGTGGCGAGGCGCTCGCCGGAGGCCGGCATTTCTGCCGCATAACCGAGGAGCTCGGGGGCGATGGGCGACGGGAGCCGGCGGATTTAGCGGCGGGCAGCGCGAACGGGGGCGGGCGTGGGGATGCGGCTCTCGACGGGTGGATAAGCGACGACGGCCGCGTGGCGGGCACGTATCTGCACGGGATATTCGAGTCGGGGGAGTTCGTGCGCAGGATGCTCGACTCGCTTCGCGGCGCAAAGGGCCTCGAGCCGCTCGTGACGTCACGCGGGGACTATTCCGGTTTCAGGAACGAGCAGTACGATCGCCTTGCCTCGCTGTTCAGGCAGCACGTCGACGTTGAAAGGATCTACCGCATAGTATTCGAGCACCGTGAGGGCTGA
- a CDS encoding transketolase family protein, with amino-acid sequence MTSQAAKAATREAYGNALVELGRKRKDIVVLDADLSKSTMTVKFAREFPGRFLNAGIAEANLMGTAAGLALGGLVPFASTFAVFATGRAYDQIRQSIAYPGVSVKICATHAGLTVGPDGATHQSLEDIALMRVLPNMTVIVPADDLETAQVIETAADHPGPVYVRLGRHPVRRVSPEGYGFEIGRAAVLREGNDVAILACGVCVSAALSAADELAVRGVSVRVLNVSTIKPLDGEAIVAAARDCGRVVTVEEHSVIGGLGGAVCELLSQEFPVPVRVMGVKDVFGQSGTPDELLEYYGLTAADIVGAVDSLL; translated from the coding sequence GTGACGTCACAGGCTGCGAAGGCTGCAACCAGGGAAGCATACGGCAACGCGCTCGTGGAACTCGGCAGGAAGAGGAAGGACATCGTCGTTCTCGACGCCGACCTGTCAAAGTCGACGATGACGGTCAAATTCGCCAGGGAATTTCCCGGCAGGTTCCTGAACGCCGGGATCGCCGAGGCGAACCTGATGGGGACGGCCGCGGGGCTCGCGCTCGGCGGGCTGGTCCCGTTCGCCAGCACGTTCGCGGTGTTCGCCACCGGCCGGGCGTACGATCAGATCAGGCAATCGATCGCGTATCCCGGGGTAAGCGTGAAGATATGCGCCACGCACGCTGGACTGACGGTAGGCCCCGATGGCGCCACCCACCAGTCCCTCGAGGATATAGCGCTGATGCGCGTCCTGCCGAACATGACCGTCATCGTGCCGGCAGACGACCTCGAAACGGCGCAGGTGATCGAGACCGCCGCGGACCACCCCGGGCCGGTCTACGTCAGGCTGGGGCGTCATCCGGTGCGGAGGGTTTCCCCGGAGGGGTACGGGTTCGAGATCGGCCGCGCCGCCGTGCTCAGGGAAGGGAACGACGTGGCGATACTGGCCTGCGGCGTCTGCGTCAGTGCCGCGCTTTCCGCGGCTGATGAGCTCGCGGTGAGGGGGGTCTCGGTGCGCGTATTGAACGTTTCAACGATCAAGCCGCTGGATGGCGAGGCGATAGTGGCCGCGGCCCGGGATTGCGGGCGCGTGGTGACCGTTGAGGAGCACAGCGTGATAGGCGGGCTCGGCGGCGCGGTGTGTGAACTCCTCTCCCAGGAGTTCCCGGTGCCTGTCAGGGTGATGGGAGTCAAGGACGTGTTCGGCCAATCGGGGACCCCCGACGAGCTCCTCGAGTACTACGGGCTGACGGCCGCCGACATCGTCGGGGCGGTGGATTCGCTGCTGTGA
- a CDS encoding transketolase has translation MIHAGGSQSKSAAGLDAAAISLLKSEARAIRRHIIEMTAAAGSGHPGGSLSCADILTALYFNVMRVDPQNPSWEERDRFILSKGHAAPVLYATLAERGFFDPGILRDLRKLGCPLQGHPDCRKVPGVEESTGSLGQGLSVGNGLALAARLRGKPYRVYVLLGDGECQEGQVWEAAMSAAHWKLDNLMAFVDYNGLQIDGPTGDVMSLGSLAAKFRAFGWNVLEIDGHDLGQIVDACLSASATRGVPTVAVARTVKGRGVSFMEGQVDWHGKAPSAELAEKAIREIEGGARP, from the coding sequence ATGATTCACGCGGGCGGTAGTCAATCGAAGAGCGCGGCGGGGCTCGACGCGGCCGCCATCTCCCTTTTGAAGAGCGAGGCCAGGGCGATAAGGCGGCACATAATCGAGATGACGGCCGCCGCGGGGTCGGGCCACCCCGGGGGTTCGCTCTCGTGCGCCGACATATTGACGGCGCTGTACTTTAACGTGATGAGAGTCGACCCGCAGAACCCGTCCTGGGAAGAGCGGGACAGATTCATACTATCGAAGGGGCATGCGGCCCCCGTACTCTACGCCACCCTGGCGGAGCGGGGGTTCTTCGACCCGGGGATACTCCGGGACCTGAGGAAGCTCGGCTGTCCGTTGCAGGGGCACCCCGACTGCAGGAAGGTCCCCGGAGTGGAGGAGTCAACCGGTTCCCTCGGACAGGGGCTTTCCGTCGGCAACGGCCTCGCGCTCGCGGCGCGGCTGCGCGGCAAGCCATACAGGGTTTACGTGCTACTCGGGGACGGTGAATGCCAGGAGGGCCAGGTGTGGGAGGCGGCCATGTCCGCGGCCCACTGGAAGCTCGACAACCTGATGGCGTTCGTCGACTACAACGGCCTGCAGATCGACGGACCGACCGGCGACGTGATGTCGCTCGGCTCACTCGCCGCGAAGTTCAGGGCGTTCGGCTGGAACGTCCTCGAGATAGACGGGCACGACCTCGGGCAGATCGTGGACGCCTGCCTGAGCGCGTCGGCGACCAGGGGGGTCCCGACGGTGGCGGTCGCAAGGACGGTCAAGGGACGGGGCGTCTCGTTCATGGAAGGCCAGGTGGACTGGCACGGCAAGGCCCCTTCGGCGGAGCTCGCGGAGAAGGCAATACGGGAAATCGAGGGGGGTGCCAGGCCGTGA
- a CDS encoding WecB/TagA/CpsF family glycosyltransferase, translating into MASWSRSSVNVLGVGFDAVTLEQAVARIASFVDESRRRRDVAARRSDAAASGSEAAAGGSGEAPEAELAARMVVTANPEIVHASRSDGELVEALSSADMVLADGVGVVWAAGMLGRPLPGRVAGADLAEALLAEGARRGWRFFLLGGKPGVAVAAQASVERRFPGVVVAGTAHGYFRPADEEGVIYAVNDAGADIVLVGLGAPRQEKWIWRNRGRISAGVCIGVGGTLDVFAGAVKRAPPVFRKAGLEWFYRLVTQPWRYKRMMRLPAFAVEVLVTKFWRGADDSRGR; encoded by the coding sequence GTGGCTTCCTGGAGTCGTTCAAGCGTCAACGTGCTCGGCGTAGGGTTTGACGCAGTTACCCTGGAGCAAGCGGTGGCGCGGATCGCGTCGTTCGTCGACGAGTCGCGCCGGCGGCGTGACGTGGCCGCCCGGCGGAGTGACGCGGCGGCGAGCGGGAGCGAAGCAGCCGCGGGGGGGAGCGGTGAGGCCCCGGAGGCGGAATTAGCGGCCAGGATGGTCGTGACGGCGAACCCCGAGATCGTGCACGCCTCCCGCTCGGATGGCGAGCTCGTGGAGGCGCTGAGCAGCGCGGACATGGTTCTGGCGGACGGGGTGGGCGTGGTATGGGCGGCTGGAATGCTCGGGCGGCCGCTGCCGGGCAGGGTCGCGGGCGCCGACCTGGCTGAAGCCCTTCTTGCTGAGGGCGCGCGGCGGGGATGGCGGTTCTTCCTGCTGGGGGGGAAGCCTGGAGTCGCCGTAGCGGCGCAGGCCAGCGTGGAGCGACGATTCCCGGGTGTGGTGGTAGCGGGGACCGCTCACGGGTACTTCCGGCCCGCGGACGAGGAAGGGGTAATCTACGCGGTGAACGACGCCGGTGCGGACATCGTGCTCGTAGGGCTGGGGGCCCCCAGGCAAGAGAAGTGGATCTGGCGCAACAGGGGGCGGATCTCAGCCGGCGTCTGTATAGGTGTGGGTGGGACGCTGGACGTATTCGCGGGGGCGGTCAAGCGGGCGCCGCCTGTTTTCAGGAAGGCGGGACTCGAGTGGTTTTACCGGCTGGTTACCCAGCCGTGGCGCTATAAACGAATGATGAGGCTCCCCGCTTTCGCGGTCGAGGTCCTCGTCACGAAGTTCTGGAGGGGTGCTGATGATTCACGCGGGCGGTAG